A single window of Nicotiana tomentosiformis chromosome 1, ASM39032v3, whole genome shotgun sequence DNA harbors:
- the LOC138903552 gene encoding uncharacterized protein, protein MGLADSLKANVDASTGGSFFSKSFRECKVLLDKMTQNSGWMTRDSTITLVVHSVALDPNNSMAENMATMMTQLISIEVDESNELTEVRIHLSQEEINKEKEFAKEVEEVQEKALEKVPEQDRTQVTRKRRPPAPFPQRLAKYQKDEQYKKFMEMWKQIQVNIPLIDALKEMTS, encoded by the exons ATGGGATTGGCAGACAGCTTGAAAGCCAACGTTGATGCTTCAACAGGTGGATCATTTTTCAGCAAATCATTCAGAGAGTGTAAGGTTTTGCTTGATAAAATGactcaaaactcaggatggatgacaaggGACTCTACAATTACTCTAGTAGTTCACTCAGTAGCTCTAGACCCAAACAACTCCATGGCTGAGAATATGGCTACTATGATGACACAattga TATCGATTGAGGTAGATGAGTCAAATGAGCTAACAGAAGTAAGAATCCATCTATCCCAAGAGGAAATAAACAAGGAAAAAGAGTTTGCAAAGGAGGTTGAGGAAGTGCAAGAGAAGGCATTAGAAAAAGTGCCTGAGCAGGATCGAACTCAAGTCACACGAAAGAGGCGACCGCCAGCACCCTTCCCacagagattggccaaatatcagaaggatgagcagtataagaaattcatggaaATGTGGAAGCAGATCCAGGTGAACATTCCACTGATTGATGCATTGAAGGAGATGACCAGttaa
- the LOC104096717 gene encoding RNA demethylase ALKBH9B-like, producing MAGDFSRRSQDFMAMLRNLSREEILDVLSEGLCPHCEDVIEARVYNLHQKFLDGESSDDVISPKRRLNSYAHTLNSWRSPQVVESTYSGRPKVLVTPSSINNKRPVFNHSNYEIPLSDGLSRSVVGNGLSEEQKELSRFGQVGRRKDFVYYEKVNGKETNILKGLELHTRVFNPDEQREIVEFVYTLQRMGQKGQLRARTYSEPRKWMKGKGRVTMQFGCCYNYAVDKDGNPPGIIRDGEVDPLPPLFKKMIRRMVRWHVLPPTCVPNSCIVNIYDEGDCIPPHIDHHDFVRPFCTVSFLAECNILFGTSLKIINPGEFSGPFSLPLPLGSVLILNGNGADVAKHCVPSVPAKRISITFRKMDDRKLPFAYTPDPELSAIEPFVPPSSDKSRIQHHLKDGGNDNHDKSEYRAESGNKGFSNEDEFPPLGKGSSSNRRSQR from the exons ATGGCCGGAGATTTTAGCCGCAGGTCGCAGGATTTCATGGCTATGTTAAGGAACCTATCACGTGAAGAGATTCTTGATGTTTTGTCTGAAGGTTTATGTCCGCACTGCGAAGATGTTATTGAGGCTCGTGTTTACAATCTTCATCAGA AATTCTTGGATGGAGAATCATCAGATGATGTAATTTCACCAAAGAGAAGGCTGAATTCTTATGCTCATACACTCAACTCTTGGCGTTCTCCGCAAGTTGTCGAATCAACTTACTCAGGAAGGCCGAAGGTACTTGTTACACCTTCATCGATAAACAACAAACGACCAGTGTTCAATCATTCAAATTATGAGATTCCACTAAGTGATGGACTTAGTAGGTCAGTCGTAGGCAATGGCTTATCGGAGGAGCAGAAAGAGTTAAGTAGATTTGGCCAAGTTGGTAGACGAAAGGATTTTGTTTATTATGAGAAGGTCAATGGAAAGGAGACAAATATACTTAAAGGGCTTGAGCTTCACACTCGGGTTTTCAATCCTGATGAGCAGAGGGAGATAGTCGAATTTGTTTATACACTTCAGAGAATGGGACAGAAAGGGCAGCTTAGAG CGCGAACATATTCTGAACCAAGAAAGTGGATGAAAGGAAAGGGTCGTGTCACAATGCAGTTTGGTTGTTGTTATAATTATGCTGTG GACAAAGATGGTAATCCACCAGGCATTATTAGAGATGGAGAAGTGGATCCATTGCCTCCTTTATTCAAGAAAATGATTAGAAGGATGGTTAGATGGCATGTTTTGCCTCCGACATGTGTTCCCAATAGTTGCATTGTGAATATTTATGACGAGGGTGATTGCATTCCTCCTCATATTGACCATCACGACTTTGTTCGACCTTTCTGCACAGTATCTTTCTTGGCAGAATGTAATATACTCTTTGGCACAAGCTTAAAAATTATTAATCCTGGAGAGTTCTCTGGTCCTTTCTCCTTACCTCTTCCTCTCGG GTCGGTGCTCATTCTCAATGGTAATGGAGCTGATGTTGCTAAACATTGTGTGCCTAGCGTTCCAGCTAAAAG AATATCCATCACTTTCCGTAAGATGGATGACAGAAAATTGCCGTTTGCATATACTCCTGACCCTGAGCTTTCAGCAATTGAGCCTTTTGTTCCTCCATCATCGGACAAGTCAAGAATTCAGCACCACTTGAAAGATGGTGGAAATGACAACCATGATAAGTCAGAATATCGTGCAGAAAGTGGTAATAAGGGCTTCTCCAATGAAGATGAGTTCCCTCCTCTGGGAAAAGGGAGTTCTTCCAACCGTAGAAGTCAGAGATAA